The following coding sequences lie in one Odocoileus virginianus isolate 20LAN1187 ecotype Illinois chromosome 13, Ovbor_1.2, whole genome shotgun sequence genomic window:
- the EVX2 gene encoding homeobox even-skipped homolog protein 2 yields the protein MMERIRKEMILMERGLHSPTTGKRFSNLSDSAGNAVLEALENSQHPARLSPRLPSAPLHSALGDLPAKGKFEIDTLFNLQHPSSESTVSSEIASAAEGRKKPGHYSEAAAEADMSSDVEVGCSALRSPGGLGAVPLKENNGKGFAESGSAAGTTTSATGSGLGSLHGGGGGGGSGGGAALGGSGSGADQVRRYRTAFTREQIARLEKEFYRENYVSRPRRCELAAALNLPETTIKVWFQNRRMKDKRQRLAMSWPHPADPSFYTYMMTHAAATGSLPYPFHSHVPLHYYPHVGVTAAAAAAAASGAAAAASSPFATSIRPLDTFRALSHPYSRPELLCSFRHPGLYQTPAAAAGLNSAASAAAAAAAAAAAASSAAAAGAPPSGGSAPCSCLSCHSSQSAAAAAAAAAAALGSRGGGGGGGGGGGSAGAAGGSDFGCSAAAPRSESGFLPYSAAVLSKTAVSPPDQRDEAPLTR from the exons ATGatggaaagaataagaaaagagaTGATTCTGATGGAGAGAGGGCTGCACAGCCCTACGACCGGCAAGAGATTCTCCAATTTGTCCGACTCGGCTGGCAATGCTGTGCTTGAGGCCCTGGAAAATTCGCAGCACCCGGCTCGCCTCAGCCCGCGCCTGCCGTCCGCCCCCCTGCACAGCGCTTTGGGAGACCTCCCTGCCAAGGGCAAATTCGAAATAGACACTTTGTTCAACCTGCAGCACCCGAGCAGCGAAAGCACCGTCTCCTCCGAAATCGCGTCCGCCGCGGAGGGCCGAAAAAAGCCGGGTCATTATTCAGAGGCGGCCGCCGAGGCAGACATGAGCAGCGACGTGGAGGTGGGCTGCTCGGCGTTGCGCTCCCCCGGCGGCCTCGGAGCGGTTCCGCTCAAGGAAAACAATGGCAAAG GGTTCGCAGAGAGCGGCTCAGCCGCGGGCACCACGACGTCTGCGACAGGCTCCGGCCTCGGCAGCCTGCatggaggcggcggcggcggcggcagcggcgggggCGCGGCGCTGGGTGGCTCCGGCTCTGGCGCGGATCAGGTGCGGCGCTACCGCACGGCGTTCACCCGCGAACAGATCGCGCGCCTGGAGAAGGAGTTCTACCGGGAGAACTATGTGTCGCGGCCACGCCGGTGCGAGCTGGCCGCTGCACTCAACCTTCCCGAAACCACTATCAAG GTATGGTTCCAGAACCGGCGCATGAAGGACAAGCGGCAGCGTCTGGCCATGTCGTGGCCGCACCCGGCCGACCCCAGCTTCTACACCTACATGATGACGCACGCGGCCGCCACCGGAAGCCTGCCCTACCCCTTCCACTCGCACGTGCCACTGCACTACTACCCGCACGTGGGTGTCACGGCCGCGGCCGCGGCGGCTGCGGCCTCCGGAGCGGCCGCCGCGGCCTCATCGCCCTTCGCCACTTCCATCCGTCCGCTGGACACCTTCCGCGCCCTCTCGCACCCCTATTCGCGGCCCGAGCTGCTGTGCAGCTTCCGCCACCCGGGCCTCTACCAGACGCCCGCGGCTGCCGCCGGGCTCAACAGCGCGGCTTCGGCCGCGGCGGCGGCTGCAGCTGCGGCGGCCGCGGCCTCTTCTGCCGCGGCAGCCGGGGCGCCCCCCAGCGGCGGTTCCGCACCCTGCTCGTGCCTCAGTTGCCACAGCAGTCAATcggccgcagccgccgccgccgccgccgccgccgctctgGGCTCCCGGggtggcggcgggggcggcgggggtggCGGCGGCAGCGCAGGGGCCGCCGGGGGCTCGGACTTCGGCTGCAGCGCCGCCGCGCCGCGCTCTGAGAGCGGCTTTCTGCCCTACTCAGCCGCCGTGCTAAGCAAGACCGCCGTGAGCCCTCCGGACCAGAGGGACGAGGCGCCGCTCACCAGATAA
- the HOXD12 gene encoding homeobox protein Hox-D12: MCERSLYRAGYVGSLLNLQSPDSFYFSNLRPNGGQLAALPPISYPRGALPWATTPASCAPAQPAGATAFGSFSQPYLAGSGPLGLQPLGAKDGSEEQAKFYTPDAAAGPEERGRARPPFIPESSLAPAAAALKAAKYDYTGMGRVAPGSSTLLEGTPCSAGFKDDAKGPLNLNMTVQAGVASCLRPSLPDGLPWGAAPGRARKKRKPYTKQQIAELENEFLLNEFINRQKRKELSNRLNLSDQQVKIWFQNRRMKKKRVVLREQALALY, from the exons ATGTGTGAGCGCAGTCTCTACAGAGCGGGCTATGTGGGCTCGCTTCTGAATCTGCAGTCGCCCGACTCCTTCTACTTTTCCAACCTGCGGCCGAATGGCGGCCAGTTGGCCGCGCTTCCCCCTATCTCGTACCCACGCGGCGCTCTGCCCTGGGCCACCACGCCCGCCTCCTGCGCCCCAGCGCAGCCTGCTGGTGCCACCGCTTTCGGCAGCTTTTCCCAGCCCTACCTGGCTGGCTCTGGGCCTCTCGGCCTGCAGCCCCTGGGCGCCAAGGACGGATCCGAAGAACAGGCCAAGTTTTATACTCCCGACGCGGCCGCGGGGCCGGAGGAGCGTGGCCGGGCGCGGCCGCCCTTCATCCCGGAGTCTAGTCTGGCCCCTGCAGCCGCTGCTCTCAAAGCGGCCAAATACGACTACACGGGTATGGGCCGCGTCGCGCCGGGCTCTTCAACCCTGCTCGAGGGGACACCCTGCTCCGCCGGTTTCAAGGACGACGCCAAAGGCCCGCTCAACTTGAACATGACAGTGCAGGCGGGCGTCGCCTCCTGCCTGCGACCTTCGCTGCCCGACG GCCTGCCGTGGGGGGCGGCCCCGGGGAGGGCCCGAAAGAAGCGGAAACCCTACACAAAGCAGCAGATTGCGGAATTGGAGAACGAATTCCTTCTCAACGAATTCATCAACCGGCAGAAGCGCAAGGAATTGTCCAACAGGCTAAACCTCAGCGACCAGCAAGTCAAAATTTGGTTCCAGAACCGGCGTATGAAGAAGAAGCGCGTGGTGCTGCGCGAGCAGGCGCTGGCGTTGTACTAG
- the HOXD13 gene encoding homeobox protein Hox-D13 yields the protein MSRAGSWDMDGLRADGGAGGAAPASSSSSSSVAAAAPGQCRGFLSAPVFAGTHSGRAAAAAAAAAAAAAAASGFAYPGTSERAGSASSSSSSAVVAARPEAPSAKECPAPGAAAAAPPGAPALGYGYHFGNGYYSCRMSHGVGLQQNALKSSPHASLGGFPVEKYMDVSGLASSSVPANEVPARAKEVSFYQGYTSPYQHVPGYIDMVSTFGSGEPRHEAYISMEGYQSWTLANGWNSQVYCAKDQPQGSHFWKSSFPGDVALNQPDMCVYRRGRKKRVPYTKLQLKELENEYAVNKFINKDKRRRISAATNLSERQVTIWFQNRRVKDKKIVSKLKDTVS from the exons atGAGCCGCGCCGGGAGCTGGGACATGGACGGGCTGCGGGCGGACGGCGGGGCCGGCGGGGCGGCCCCGgcctcctcgtcctcctcctcctctgtggcGGCAGCGGCGCCGGGCCAGTGTCGCGGCTTCCTCTCGGCGCCAGTGTTCGCCGGCACACACTCTGGGCGCGCtgcggctgcggcggcggcggcggccgcggcggcggcggcggcttcAGGCTTCGCGTACCCGGGGACCTCTGAGCGCGCGGGCTCCGCCTCGTCGTCGTCATCTTCGGCGGTGGTCGCGGCGCGCCCGGAGGCTCCCTCCGCCAAAGAGTGCCCGGCGCCCGGCGCAGCCGCTGCAGCGCCCCCGGGCGCCCCAGCCCTGGGTTACGGCTACCACTTCGGCAACGGCTACTATAGCTGCCGCATGTCGCACGGCGTGGGCTTACAGCAGAATGCTCTCAAGTCGTCGCCGCACGCCTCTCTGGGCGGCTTCCCGGTGGAGAAGTACATGGACGTGTCGGGCCTGGCAAGCAGCAGCGTACCAGCCAACGAGGTGCCCGCGCGAGCCAAGGAGGTGTCTTTCTACCAGGGCTACACGAGCCCCTACCAGCATGTGCCCGGCTACATCGACATGGTGTCTACCTTCGGCTCCGGGGAGCCTCGGCACGAGGCGTACATCTCCATGGAAGGCTACCAGTCTTGGACGCTGGCCAACGGGTGGAACAGCCAGGTGTACTGCGCCAAGGACCAGCCACAGGGCTCTCACTTTTGGAAGTCATCCTTTCCAG gGGATGTGGCTCTAAATCAGCCAGACATGTGTGTCTACCGTcgagggagaaagaagagggtgCCCTACACCAAACTGCAGCTCAAAGAACTGGAGAACGAGTACGCCGTTAACAAGTTCATTAACAAGGACAAGCGGCGGCGAATCTCGGCTGCCACGAACCTATCCGAGAGACAAGTGACCATTTGGTTTCAGAACCGAAGAGTGAAAGACAAGAAAATCGTCTCCAAGCTCAAAGACACTGTCTCCTGA